The following proteins are co-located in the Armatimonadota bacterium genome:
- the pth gene encoding aminoacyl-tRNA hydrolase, which produces MRLVVGLGNPGRRYRGTRHNVGWEVVDRLGARWDVEISREEGEALVGRGEIGGVGVLLVKPLTYMNRSGEAVRWLMHRYGLRPQEIVVVYDDVDLPMGSIRVRARGGAGGHHGMASVLEALGTQEIPRVRVGIGRPRGDAAEYVLSRFAPGERPAMEEAMERAADAVETILREGIEVAMNRYNRRAPVPQERV; this is translated from the coding sequence ATGCGGCTTGTGGTGGGCCTGGGCAATCCCGGCCGCCGGTACCGGGGAACCCGCCACAACGTGGGGTGGGAGGTGGTGGACCGCCTGGGGGCACGGTGGGACGTGGAGATCTCCCGGGAGGAAGGGGAAGCCCTGGTGGGGAGGGGGGAGATCGGAGGGGTAGGGGTGCTGCTCGTGAAGCCTCTCACGTACATGAACCGGAGCGGGGAAGCGGTGCGGTGGCTTATGCATCGCTACGGGCTGCGGCCGCAGGAGATCGTGGTGGTCTACGACGACGTGGATCTCCCGATGGGATCGATCCGCGTCCGTGCCCGGGGCGGTGCGGGCGGTCATCACGGCATGGCCTCCGTCCTGGAGGCCCTGGGAACCCAGGAGATTCCCAGGGTGCGGGTGGGCATCGGGCGACCCCGCGGCGACGCCGCGGAGTACGTGCTCTCCCGGTTCGCACCCGGGGAGCGGCCAGCGATGGAAGAGGCGATGGAGCGGGCCGCGGATGCGGTGGAGACGATCCTGCGGGAGGGGATTGAGGTGGCCATGAACCGCTACAACCGCCGGGCCCCGGTCCCCCAGGAACGGGTATAG
- the tatC gene encoding twin-arginine translocase subunit TatC — MGAPMTWIEHLEELRQRLLWSVVGLALGTAISWTFSDALLRLLLRPSGGIQLHAIGMLEPFLARFRVAVTGGLALSMPWIVYHVFRFIDPALEPHERRVLIPVSLAAGLLFAFGVVFGYFFLLPSASRWLLAQAGEVIRVQITALNYLSFVTWFLVATGLGFETPLLVVAACALGIVTPQRLQREWRTAVLAILVLSAAVTPDWSPVTMFLLALPMIVLYEGAVLVSFLIVRRRAQKAQDAALEV; from the coding sequence GTGGGCGCGCCCATGACCTGGATCGAGCACCTGGAGGAGCTGCGCCAGCGGCTCCTGTGGAGTGTGGTGGGCCTTGCCCTCGGAACGGCCATCTCCTGGACGTTTTCGGATGCCCTGTTGCGCCTCCTCCTGAGGCCCAGCGGGGGGATTCAGCTCCACGCCATCGGCATGCTGGAGCCCTTTCTGGCCCGGTTCCGGGTGGCGGTCACGGGCGGCCTTGCGCTCTCCATGCCCTGGATCGTGTACCACGTCTTCCGGTTCATCGACCCCGCCCTGGAGCCGCACGAGCGGCGAGTGCTCATCCCTGTCTCCCTCGCCGCCGGGTTGCTGTTCGCCTTCGGGGTGGTCTTCGGATACTTCTTCCTGCTGCCTTCCGCGAGCCGGTGGCTGTTGGCTCAGGCAGGCGAGGTGATCCGGGTCCAGATCACTGCCCTGAATTACCTCTCCTTCGTCACGTGGTTTCTGGTGGCCACGGGGCTGGGGTTTGAGACACCGCTGCTGGTGGTGGCCGCGTGCGCCCTCGGCATCGTGACGCCCCAGCGACTGCAGCGGGAGTGGCGTACCGCGGTGCTGGCCATCCTGGTGCTCTCCGCGGCCGTCACCCCCGACTGGAGCCCCGTGACCATGTTCCTCCTGGCCCTCCCCATGATCGTGCTCTATGAGGGAGCGGTGCTCGTCTCCTTCCTTATCGTGCGCCGACGGGCGCAGAAAGCCCAGGACGCGGCCCTGGAGGTGTGA
- a CDS encoding sulfite oxidase-like oxidoreductase has translation MDSRSATKSRIPPGQYVTEKWPVLHYGSVPQVDLARWTFRVFGAVEEERTWTYEEFLRLGHAVVRCDVHCVTHWSRLDNVFEGVPARAVLRQVRCRPGADWVMVHAEQGYTTNLHVTDLDRDDVLFAYKHDGEPLTPEHGWPLRLVVPHLYFWKSAKWVRGLEFLMEDRPGFWERAGYHMRGDPWREQRFWEDG, from the coding sequence GTGGATTCCCGAAGCGCGACGAAGAGCCGTATTCCGCCGGGACAGTACGTGACGGAGAAGTGGCCGGTGCTGCACTACGGCTCCGTGCCCCAGGTGGATCTCGCGAGGTGGACCTTCCGGGTCTTCGGGGCCGTGGAGGAGGAGCGAACCTGGACGTACGAGGAGTTCCTGCGGCTGGGGCACGCCGTGGTGCGGTGCGACGTGCACTGTGTGACCCACTGGAGCCGGCTGGACAACGTCTTCGAGGGAGTCCCGGCCCGGGCGGTGCTCCGGCAGGTGCGTTGCAGGCCCGGGGCGGACTGGGTGATGGTGCACGCGGAGCAGGGCTACACCACTAACCTCCACGTCACAGATCTGGACCGGGACGATGTGCTCTTCGCCTACAAGCACGACGGGGAGCCCCTCACCCCGGAACACGGCTGGCCCCTGCGGCTGGTGGTCCCGCACCTGTACTTCTGGAAGAGCGCCAAGTGGGTGCGGGGACTGGAGTTTCTGATGGAGGACCGGCCCGGGTTCTGGGAACGGGCGGGCTACCACATGCGGGGGGATCCCTGGCGGGAGCAACGGTTCTGGGAGGACGGGTAA